The DNA region TGACTTAAGATGAACGGAGACTGACAGCCAGTCATACCCTGTAGCAAGAGACACTTAAAAAATGAATGCGGCAATTACAAATGAGTTACTGCTCTTAGAGGGTCCCAAGGAAATGACCTGTTCTGGATGGATCCAGCTTAACATTTGCAGTACCCTTCCATTCCAGCGAAAGCCACTGGCAGTGACGAGGTGTAATGCCAGAGAGCCACTGGCAGTGACGAGGTGTAATGCCAGAGAGCCACTGGCAGTGACGAGGTGTAATGCCAGAGAGCCACTGGCAGTGACTTGGTGTAATGCCAGAGATCCACTGGCAGTGACGAGGTGTAATGCCAGAGAGCCACTGGCAGTGACGAGGTGTAATGCCAGAGAGAAACTGGCCAGAGTGCCTGGAACTTTGGTCTTTGATAAATATGACTATTACAATAGcagtttttaatatatttatatttttaaaagttatggttaatacaaaaatataaaatgcagtgtTTAATACAAATTAAATTTTAATACTCATCTCTTCACCAAGGTTGCAACAGATAGATATTTATAGATCTGCTGCCTtaatttcggggggggggggggagggagggattgGCCCAAGTATCCTCTaagccacaccccccacccccataactTACACAAAAAAATTTCCGCTGCAGTCGAATCAGGCCTAATCCTCTGGCTTCTAAAACAGGCCGAGTTATATACTAGTTCTGCTCCAATCTGGCGTGAATTTTTCTGTGAACATAACGGGTGACACATGGCTGAGCCAGGTGAGGTAACGTCCGCCCCCAACACTCCGGCCAGGCCCCAGAATGTCCGCTCCGCCAAGCCCCTTCTGCAGCTGTAGCTCACTTCCGCTctataaacacaaacatggacgTCTGCCTGCAGAGCACGGCGGGAAACGAGCCGCCGTGAACGCTTAAGAAGCCAGCCTCACCTTCCAAAGCACCACTCCTAGTTCCCGCCGACGTCCTTCCCAGGAGCACTGACTCAGCCTCAGTCCTCCCTCGGCTCACGTCTCCCTTTTTGCTCCTcttccccctgcccccacctctCATActtccctctctcctgtgtTATCTGCCCCCCTGACCCAAGCACTGGAATTCTCCCATCTCTGCCAGCtttgcgcgcacacacactgcacagtCACACTTGTTCAGTAAGAGCTGGGAAAAAGGTTAAGGAAACTGAAATTCTGATCACTGCTTCATAGTTTGACCATGGATGGTCAGTGTGAATTAACAGAATGGATAACATATAAAACCACAACAGCACTCTAAAGGACAGGGCGCCGCCGAACTCCAATATGTGGAAGGATTTATTATGGATGTCATCCAATCCAGCACTCTCCTCCTTACGCTGCCCTGAAGGCGCTCAGACTGGGAGGGAACAGAGAAGCCAGCCTGAATGCAGATACTGTCATTCTGTGCCCTCCATCAATTGGCTGAGTCACTTGTCACTCAAGTCGAGCCAGCAAATCAAATCCTTCAACTTTTTCTAAACATGCGCAGAACTCCCATTTCGCTGGCCAAGTATAACCACTCCCTGGGATTTTTAAACACGGGAAAGTCCCTCAACAGCACCCGCTACCTCCCAACTTCAAAATATTCCATGCACATTCCCACCCCTGAGCCAGACACACAGGTCGCTTTGTTGACCTATGACCAAACCTTACGAAGTGGGTATCACAGACTCACCCATGCAGGGCAGCGTCTCCTCTGCCAGGACTGGGCAAATGGTggcatcctgctcttcagcgcCACAAGGAGGCACCACCaagtctctgctttcaaacgggTACAGGGACTCACATTCGGACCCAAACCAAGCGGGCTCGGGCTCGGGCTCAGGGGCTTCAGCGCCATCACCTGAGAACGCAGAAGATGACCTTGTCATCGCAGTCGAAAAACATTCCACAAGAGGGCAGCATAATGTTGTGGCGTAGGGTGGTTACTTAAAGCAGGCTTTTAGGGACTGCAGTGGTTCATGGAATTGTGGGGCGGGGGCTGCATAACTGTTATCACTTCATCCGAAACTAACTGAAACACTGACCTCTGCCGCCAGTGAATGCAATGCAGCACAAAGGGCGTTGTGagcgtgtcagtgtgtgtgtgcgtgttggctgggcagagcaggacctgacAAACACCAGTAACAAGAATGTGTTAATAAACTTAAATTAGTTATTTGAAATGCAGTTTCCTGGGTTGCGTCAGCCTGCAGACGCCTGTAATTGTCTTTTCTGACTTTTGGGTTTGAGTGTCAGGGACCAGTAGAGTCTATGTGTGGCTTAAATGTTACAGACCTTTTTCCACCTTTAACTGTGGCTGAATTCTTTGCTGTTTAATAATTAGACATCCTGATTTAAATCGGCAAGTGAACACTGGAGTTCAAAATACATAATTAGCGTAgatcccaccccccgccccaggGGAGAGAAGGGTTATACATAAACTCAATGATGTGGGGGTTTCATTGGAGGTGAAATCGCAAGCAAAGCACCAGAGCTCTTACATGAGGGTGCAGGTAAGAATGAAGACGGACACCCGCCCCCACATGCCCCCTCCCAGCGAAAGGCCTCTCTCCACGCACCTGAGTCGCTGGAGGGGTCCACCTTCTCGCCACTCGTGGGTTTCACTTCAAACATCTCCTGGCCCTGCTGTGCAGCCTGGGCTGTGGCCGAGGATGGGCCCACCACATCACATGCTGCTCTGCCAGGAGAGGCTGCCCTAATCAAGGCCAAGATGATGAGGGACTTCAGTGACCCCAGAGGGAAATTCTAGTGCATACAAGAGTGAGCATgtgcagcacagacacacacagggaggTGCATGTGGTGCAAACGGTACAAAGTAACAGTACAATtatcctgaaaaacaaaatattaagatattaaagaaataaatatttactgataataacaataacaataatcataataataatcataatgatggggtggccccccatcctgggttgttccctgcctcgtgcccattgcttccgggataggctccggaccccccgcaacccagtaggataagcggtttggaaaatggatggatggatggaatacagATAGTAGATGGCATCAGATTGGTATCATTACAAAGATGGGCAGCTTCTGCGCGGGCTACagctgggggggtgtggggggtcaGGTAGAAAGGATCCCCAgaggtattttttaaaataccattaaAACACCATTTAGCTGGTTGCTAAATATACTCCAGGACAGCGCCCCCTGTAGCAGATGAGCAGAACTGTTGATATTGGCTCAGTCAGTGCTACCCTGAGGCCTTGTTGTGATTTGCGCaagtaaatataaaaatggGTAAAAATTATATTAACATAATGATGAATGCAACAGATAAACACCAGTAACCCCCCTCGCTCGCCTGTCAAAACGTCACCAACACGGATCTCATCCAGACCACCCCCTCTCGCTCGTGTTAACAAATAAATCAGACAATGAGAAGCTGGTGGCTGACAGCACGTAACAGTACCATCCATCCTGGATCTGAAACCCAACCAGTCAGTAGCTTTAAGCAAGTTTAGTTGTAGCCCTCAGAACGCATTTCATTTGCTGAATGCTGGCAGCACAGAGCTTTTGGGCTCTTACTTAAGAGACCTTCATCTCTCCTTCATCTTGTGAGTGAGTGGGTGTGTACAGTACCAATAATCCCCCACACTCACAGCACAGCAGGACTCTGCTAAAACCTTAAGCCTTaaccccctcccttacccatTTTTTCAGAAGCTCCTGGTGTAGAATCTGAAATTCTGAAGCATGCATGAGACATGCCATCTAATTGAGACTGGAGGCCTAGGTGAGTGGCTTTATGCTTAAAAGTGCTTGTGTgtgagtcggggggggggggggggggggggtgccagccCCATGAGTCAGGTGGCAGGAATGAACAGCGGCAGAGCAGCGTCAGAACAGAGTCACGGGCAAACATAGTAGGAAAAAGACCATCATTCTCACATAGCCATGCAGAGAGGACAAACATACACGAATATCATCATTAACATGCTTTAAATGGTTATATAGCTGTGCTTCACATATGCAACCATAAGCCCTATCTAAATTACGtttgttatataaataaataccatGTATCTAAAAgacgcctcgtgcccattgcttccgggataggctccggaccccccgcgacccagtaggataagcggtttggaaaattgatggatggatgtatctaAAAGACCTagactaaaaaaaacaaagtctTCCAAATATCTCCAGggtatgtccatccatccattttccaaaccgcttatcctactgggtcgcggggggtccggagcctatcccggaaccaatgggcacgaggcagggaacaaccctggatggggggccagcccattgcagggcacactcacacaccattcactctcacatgctctCCAGAGTATGTGAAAGTATTATTTAATCTTGAAGATTAAAACAGAATCCTTAATATATGAGCACACCAAGCAGAGAACCAATGTACCACTTAGTGGACGGTCCAATCAGAAAATGAGTTATAGATCTACGGATTGAATCAGCAGTAAATTATCCTTGAGGTTCTAGCTCaggggacacagctcagacacAATTTACCCGGAGCATGACCTTATGATGAAATTAGATGGTTCTGACCATTAAATAAATCCTTCCCTCCTAATGGAGAGACTCAAAAACTGACCTTGGAATGTGAGTGCATCTTCTGAAAgcagtaaaaaaaattattaataacCCAAAACATACGGAGCTGTctgccacccccacacacacacacacacacacacacacacacactcccaatCCCCAGTAGAAATCCCACAGCAAGAGGGAATCAGTCAGCTGTAATCTAAAGCAGACTTCCTTAGCCAGATCCTCAAGGACCCCAGACAGTATGCGTTTTTGCTACTATCAGGAcctgggatggagcaaaaatgtggactgaccgggttgagaaacactgatccaAAGATATGCTTCTCAGCTGCCAATGTCTCAGACTAATTGTTCCCCTTAGTCTTCAGTAAGTTTTATTCTGTAACTGTTAACCACGTTGAGGGGAATGTCACTTGTGGGTTTGGGGGAGCCATTTACGTTGTGGGTTTGGGGGAGTTATTTACATTATGGGTTTAGAGGAGCTATTTACGTTTCCCCTGAAGAAGTAGATTCTAACCCCCCTGGGCTGTATGTTGAGATGTCCTCACACGGCACAGATGGTCTCCGTTGAGTAAGGAGGGCCTGCGGAACACGCATCCTATCTGATAGGGTTACTCGCCTATATTACTGCACAGCAGCATAACATCACCTGTTCTTTGCTGCCCCAGCACCATCAATCTGAGCTTCAGGAATTTCAAAAATACCCTCTGCTGGTGTTTCATGATGATGCCCGTCATGGAGAACTTCTATGAGTTTGCTTAAAATGGAGCAGAGGTGGCTTCAAAAAATGTCTGCAGTCTAAAGTAAAATGAATAGTCTTcaaattacatttatatttaatcaTATTACTGCATTTTAGATTATGGTCAACACAACATCAATAAATGACTCCTACTTGTCTTGATTCACCGATAATTCACATTCTCATAGTGCCACAAATTTTTTCAGTATAGGATTTTGAACAGTTAAACAGTTGCATATGAATTACAAATATTACTTTTACTGTACCACTAGATCTGCCCTAAGCACTGTACACCAGTACAGCTTAAAACCATTTTAAATCTACCTCCATTGACTACTGAtttgaaaagttatttaaacAATGGTACAAACTTTTCATTTCAATTTCTTGACAACAGAGAACTGCTACAAAGAAAATATACGGTTAAATAAAACTATTTCCTTAAGTATCTTTTACTGCATTGCATGAAGGAAAAAAGTTTCTACTTAGACTTGTAAATACATGTTTACATAATTTATACGTCTAAAATATTACAGGTTTAATGCGGATCCATGCATGTGGTTCATGTATGAACAACTTCACTTGTTAAACCTGAGGAAAATCCGGCTATAGATGCACAGTGGGTAAGAGAATCATAGTAATGAAATTAATTATCACCCTCGCATCGACACGAAAATATTAAAGATGAGTGAAATGccataattataaaaaaaagaataatggATTCAGATCTGATCGCCTCCTTCCGAACATGTATCATCTAAATGACGGTGACAGTTAGATTGAAGGGCAGCCCGCTTGCTGCATTTCAGTGCCGCGCCTTTCGCCTTATTTCTGGTGTTTCCTCAGCCGCTACTTCGCCAAACGCAGCCGTGCAGACGGTAATCGAGCACGTACCTCTcagaaacaattttatattcgGTCCAGACCCGAAAGTACACGTGATTCTCTCTCTTCGGAGTCAGAAACAAAAGACAGCTCGGATTTCAGGGAGGGAAGTTTAGGGCACACTTTGGGAAGATTAGAGCCTCATCTCGTCATCATCGGCGGACTCCATTTGGAATCGCTTGGACGTAAAGCAGGGCAGCTTCAAGTTGCAACttattaaacagaatttgtgaaTGACTCGACAAACACTGTCATATGTATTCACGGTATTACGTTCCTTGGATAAAAAGTGGCCACTGGAATAAGGCAGCACCGTTAGATGGGGACAAAATGAAGGCGTCATTGTCGTCATTATTGTGCGACTTTGTTTTCGATCCACCACGTCCATTTATATTGTTCGTCATTGTCAAATCGGTGGGGAACAGCAGACGCTGCAGAGCGCTGGCATTTCTACAACTTTTAACTCTGTGTTAATACGGTTTGCGCGTTAGTGAAAGTCAACTTCATTCTGTGCAATTTTGCCTGTCAAGGTGGAAAGTTATGCTGTAAATTAGATATAATAATCGCGAAGTCAAACAATGGTATGTTCGTAAGTACACTTAAGTTAAAGTTCAGCACTGTTTTCTTGGCATTTTCGGGGTTTTCGGAATTATTTGTGAAAGACTAACCTGATATGTGCAGTACTGCAAAAAGTTCTGCAGAAAACTTGAAAGGGATATGATGATCAGTATTAAGTTAATATCAGTGAGGAATATTAGCAACGGATAAAATGTTTTGACTATGGCAATGCTGATTTTCGCGTCTTTGTTGTCCTTTCATGTGCTTTGGGTTTAAAGCTCTTTTAGCTCTTCTTACCCGGTCATTTTCTCCCAGTTTCCGGAGCACGTTTTATGGAGTCCTTTTTTTCTTACTCTTTACCTTAATGACGCTCTTTAAAAGGTACACATCAGACAGGTATAGGCATGCTGGTTAACCCCACAAAGAGCTGTAATACACAGACCCGCAAACACACGTCCCTTTGGGTGCTTTGCGCTCAGTGCTGAATAGGCAGCAGCGACACCGTCACTGTTAGCCGTGACACTGGCGCCGTTTAGCAGCGACGGCATGGGACGCTTCGGTCCCTCCATCCACCGCCAGACGGAGAAGGGGCTTCATCCCATGGAAGAACTTAACACGGAACTGCGTAATGCAGCACTCTGTTGTTTAATTATTAGTCATGAAAAGACTGCACTACTGATTCCAACAGAAACACCGTTGTGAGAGAAGTGAATTTCACGCATGTGATTTGAAAGGAATGCGGATCTTGATTTGATttatagcattttttttttcattttctcatCGTCTGCTTTGATAAAAGGCAAAGGCGACATCCGAATAAATGACCCTAGCGTTGTTAAATTATTTGGATCTTATATCTGAGACACTATGCGACGTACTCAggttctttttaaaaatatttcccGTTGCTTGAAAGGAAATGGAGAGCGCACCGTTTGCCGAAATCTGAAGGCAGAGATCGTGGTGGGAAATCCTTACCCGCTTTGAATGCGAGCAGGTAAGAGTGCCAATCTAGTCGTTGTCACAAACGAATAAAGTATAAGAGATATGAGGCGTGAATTTGCGACACACGATTTGCCGCTGTTTCCTCATCCGTGTTGTTCCTGCTGTCGTTTTGCAGAGCGGCGAACTGAAGGATAAATGCCCCCGCCGAGATCGACGTGGACCCGGCGATTCCATGTCTTTCTTGGTGAGTTTTGTTACTGGCGTGATGAGCGATTAAATAATGTATGAATTATTTCTCCCTTTTTGTTCTCATTGAATAACGGCATCGACAATATGATTTTTGAACGTCTTCTTGCCGACAGACATATACAATGACATGTATGTTTTTCTCTGTGATATTTTGGGTCTGAGAATGCCCGGTGCGTATTCTATTAACAAATGTCATGATTTTTTGGAGTCCGCCCTTGAGATGGGTCAGTAGTTAACATAACTCCTTCACCTACTCCCCACTCCATGCTTTTGTGCAGCACCAGCATTTCACAGCACTCTCCACTTTCCTTGAACACCGCTTCCTCCTAGCTCCGCTCCTTTAGGCTGTTCACTAAACACCCTCCACCCACTTTCCCCCAGGACTGCTCCTGCATATCCAACACCCAGGTCCACTCTTTCAGCATTGAGGACCACTATGAGGATGTCAGCCAACAGCACTTGGTTTGTACGCCATTTCCCCCTGCATCATTTTGTGCCTTTCTTCTGTAGTCATGTCCAAGGTACTACTACTAGTACTGGTAGTGCTGTCCTTTAGTGTTGCTGGGCACTTTTCTCAGCTGTTTTTCATCTGCTGGTACAGCCCTAAAGAATCCTATCTTTACTGGGCATCAGCTCTTACTGAAACACCTTCCTGCAATTGGAagtcctctgttcctgcagcATTCTGCGCTGTTGTGCTAACAGCGCAGTTCCACAATGCACTGCCCAGTGACCCGGGACAGGCCACCCCCTCTGAAAGATGCAGAGGCCCCCTGGGTCCCGTGTCCCCTGCATAAGCATGAGGGGGAAATGGTCTCAACTTGGCACTTGTTTGTTGATGCTGTCCAGAGCAGAGATGGGTCAACGTGTGCTGTGAGTGGGGCAGCTGACAGTGATGACCTCGCCTCGCTCTCCGCTGATGCTTCCCATTACCAGCTTCTGTCAGAGCTGGGTGAGTTTGTCACAAGCCTCCGCTATTGTTTCTGCAGCAGTCGCAATCTTTCGCATATAGTGCCTTCCCCATAGACGCACACTGTGTGTCTTTCATTGACCAGTGGTGGCCAGGAGGTGATATCGATGAAATGACTTGGCTTTGTTCTGCTAAAGGGATTGGGGAGATTGAGGGATGGCATCTGCTTGCTGACTTGCAGCACTTGGCCTCATAAGTCAGCTGCCTCTCAGTTAGTGGTTGCCAGCAGAGATGTCACACTGCTCAGCCAATGGGCTCCGAGCCTTTCCACGGTCACGCTGCTCAACCAATCGGCTCCGAGCCTTTCCACGGCCACGCCGCTCAGCCAATCGGCTCCGAGCCTTTCCACGGTCACGCCGCTCAGCCAATGGGCTCCGAGCCTTTCCACGGCCACGCCGCTCAGCCAATCGGCTCCGAGCCTTTCCACGGCCACGCCGCTCAGCCAATCGGCTCCGAGCCTTTCCACGGCCACGCCGCTCAGCCAATCGGCTCCGAGCCTTTCCACGGCCACGCCGCTCAGCCAATCGGCTCCGAGCCTTTCCATGCTGGTTTCATTGGACCTGCAGAGCAGAAAGGAGGCCGGAGCAGGCAGGCATGTAACTAAGAAGTGCACTTCAGTTCCTCTAAAGTACATGCAGGATTCCCAAGTGTTATGCTGGAGATACACAATCATGCTCTTATTGATGTACCTCACCTTTAACCTCTGTCAGTGTCTTGCCAGAATCATGTTATTCCTCTAAGAAAGACCTGATGGCAGGAGGTCCTCTAGTGGACATATTGAATGTTGCTTGGCGCACACTCATCATAGCATTAAGTGCGTTTAGTACATGTTGAGGCTGTAAATTTGCTGCAATCTCATGACAGAACTTAGTCATAGATCCAACAGCGTAGCACGACTTATTCTCAGTCATCTTGTCACTAACTTAGCCAATGATTAATGAGCAGTCGAGAGTTGCTTTGATGATGCCAGACGGAATTCTTAGGAAAGAAATGTCTCGTAAATGCTTCCGAATATagcaatatatatacacacccgGATAAATGCTGAAAATTTACATAATTTGGGTGGAGCTTatcttgtttggggggggggggagggtattCTTCTCCCTTGCCAGCTTAGCTCGGGCATTTTTCTGTTTGAAAAAAAGTTGATCCCATCTGCTCCCATACTAACTTTGAAAAGGGTGAGCTTTTTAATGAGTTATCATATACCCCTGATCCCTCCTCACGGGGTGGTTTCTAACGAGCTATCATATACTCCTGATCCCTCCCCACGGGTGGTCTCTCATGTCCGGGCCTGTCTGCTTGCGTCCCATCAAAAATGGAGAAAAGTGGCCAAGATGGCCGCGTGCTTTGTGCTGAGCCTCCATGGGCGATCTGCCGAATGCGGGCTgtacccccaaccccctgtgcTTTGTGAAAACAGGGTGGGGCTTCAACAACCTGAGTCAGGTGTGTATGGCGCGACACATGCCGTCTGGCCGGCTGGTGGCAGTGAAGCGCACCAACCTGGATCGCTGTACCGAGGATGAGCTGCTACAGCTGCTGGTGAGCTGGCTCCTGCTGGGTGGTGGAAATATCTGTCCATGTTTCTCTGATCAGGCTTGGAACATTGTCATCCTTGCATGTATATCTGAAATAAATTAGCAATTAATAAATTAGTATTGGCTGCTGACTATTGGCTCTTTTCTTCAGTAAACAGACCTGTCGtacatgaagttgtgctgctgGTGCTTTCAGTTGACGTTCCTTTCCATGGGGACACTTTTTGGTGTTACACTGGTGCTCGTCTGCTCTTACGTCCCCCTAGAACGAGGTACTACTGTGTCGGCTGTTCCGCCACCCCAACCTCCTGACGTCACGCCTGGTATTCGGCTTCTGCTGCCAGCTGTGGGTCCTCACGCCCCTCGTTAGTTATGGTGAGCCACCTGACACTTCCTCGGGTGCATCCCACGGGGCCGGTGGAGAAGCCGCCCACAGCTTGACGTCTCTTCTGGCTGGCTCGCCCAGGCTCGGCAGACGCCCTTCTCAGGACGTATTTCCCGGATGGCATGAGCGAGTCCCTCATCGCATACCTTCTGCACGGTGTCCTCAAGGGCCTGGAGTACCTACATGAGATGGGATACGTGCACAGGTGAGAGGAGAGTGCAGTTCTCCTTTGGATGGGAACATCTGGAAAATGAACATATAGGTGTTCAACTGCTGTACCTTAAAACGGTGTTTTTCAAACTGGTCCTCGGGAACCCacagacattctgtcagggagctgggaggtagcAAAAACAAGGACCACCCGGGTGTCGCGACTGAGGGAGATCTCCCTGTCTCCTGGCAGAGGCGTGAAGGCCAGCCATATTCTGCTGTCCACCGAGGGCCGTGTCTACCTGTCGGGACTGCACAGCGCCTACAGCCTGGTGCGGGACGGCCGGCGGCTGCAGGCCGTGTATGACATGCCGCAACACAGCCCTGCCCTGCTGCCCTGGCTTAGCCCAGAACTCCTtcgacaggtgtgtgtgtgtgtgtctgtctgtctggctgtctgtgtctgtctgtttgtttgtttttgtgtgtgtatgtcggtGGGTCTTTCTGTGTCTGTATGCCTGTGTGGGAAACATGCTGCCGTCGtcaccctccctc from Brienomyrus brachyistius isolate T26 chromosome 1, BBRACH_0.4, whole genome shotgun sequence includes:
- the stradb gene encoding STE20-related kinase adapter protein beta, with the translated sequence MSFLDCSCISNTQVHSFSIEDHYEDVSQQHLSRDGSTCAVSGAADSDDLASLSADASHYQLLSELGWGFNNLSQVCMARHMPSGRLVAVKRTNLDRCTEDELLQLLNEVLLCRLFRHPNLLTSRLVFGFCCQLWVLTPLVSYGSADALLRTYFPDGMSESLIAYLLHGVLKGLEYLHEMGYVHRGVKASHILLSTEGRVYLSGLHSAYSLVRDGRRLQAVYDMPQHSPALLPWLSPELLRQDLHGYGVKSDIYSLGIVACELVSGRVPFQDMHPTLMLLQKLRGTHCCLLDVAPFPLGEMGGLKVSRSGVDSGIGESVATGSLTRAVAPDRPQSPTLKNHSATFHNLVQLCLQQQPERRPSASALSTHTFFRQVRRHTRDSFLSLMYPAIPFSSPLDTPTSHPLFPPCHGLAPRVDSQDGAWDFS